The following is a genomic window from Opitutus sp. GAS368.
TCGAGAGCACGAGCCGCTCGAAGTCCGTTTTGTCCAGCCCCAGCAAAATGCTCTTGCCCAGCGCCCGGACGGACCGCGTGCGCACGCCGCCCTGCAGCAGGGCGATTTCGCCGAACGCGTCGCCCTCGCCCATCCCGGCCACGGGCTCCGACTTGCCGGGCGCGTAATCGCGTCGCACCTCGAGCCGGCCGGACAGCACCAGGTAGAGCCGCGCGCCGGGCTCGCCCTCGCGCACCACGTAGCTCCCGCGCTTGTGCTCCTCCGGTTTCACGGCGGCGGCCAGCGCCGCCAGGTCCGCCGCCGCCAGCTCGCGGAACAGCATCGTCCGGCCGAGCCATTGCGCGATGGTCTCGGGCGACACGAGCACGGCCGACGGCCGCAGCTTCCGCTCCGCCCGCTCCCGCGCCCAGGCCCGCACATGCCGGAAGACGATCCACGCCGCCGCCCCCACCGACACCGCCACGACCAGTCCGGCGCAGACCAGCAGCCCCAGCGCCGTGTAGCGCCAGCCGCCGGCGGCGTTGAACCGCTGCAGCAATTCCGTCGCGTTGGTCTGCAGCAACACACAGCCGCCGAGGAAGACCACCAGCAGCCAGACCACGGTCCCGGCGGCGCAGGCCAGCAGGTATTTCCCGTCGGCCATCTGCCGCCGCGCCCGCCCCAGCAGCGCGAACAGCCGGTCCTGGGCGAAGACAAAGTCGTAGGACGTCGTCAGCTGCGGGTCGCGGTAGAACACGGCGAGCAGCTCCTGCAGCGGTGAGGGCCACAGCGGCGACAGCTGCAGCAGGACGCCGGCGAGCGCCGGCACCAGCAGCTCGGGCAGGCGCCAGGCCGCCAGCGCGGCGAACAGGAACAGCGGGGCCAGCCGTGCCAGCGCCGCGTTGATCCGGGCCGCGCGTCCACACATCAGCCCGTCGTCAAGGTCCGCGATGAAGCGCGGGGCGAAAGTCTTCCAAGCGAAGCGCGGGTGATAGACCTCGCCGCCGGCCGCGCGCACCACGCCGGCCGCCAGGGCCCAGCCCGCGCTCGCCGCCGCGCAGACCGCCAGCCAGCCGAGCGCCAGCCACGCGGGGTGCTGCGGCAGATACACCGGGCGCCGCAGCAGGCAGACGACCGCGCCGAGGCCGAACACCAGCGTCGTCCAGCGCAGCAGGGCGCCATTGAGCCGCAATGCCCACTTCGCCGGCGCCACGGCCGGGGGCGGCGGGGTCACATCAGCCTGGAGGATTCCGGCCCGCACCGCTTTCACCACGAGCTCGTAAAATTCCCGCAGCGATGGACACCGCTGCGCCGAGATGACGGCACACAGCACCTGCGTCACGGTCCGGCCGGGGCCAAACTCCTGCAGCAGCGCCCACTGCTGGGGCGTCAGCACGAGGTAACGGCGGCCCGGCACGTATTTGACGGCGAGCCGGTCGGCTGACAGTTCCGCCGTCCGCAGGTCCGGGCTGAGCCGCAGCACGGCCTGGTTCAGGAGCGGCGCGAGGTCGCCCGCCGGCGGCGGAGACTCTGGTGACAAGGGCATCGGCGGAAAATCCGGCCTGATGGACGTATTTTCGGCGCCGGAACTCAAGCGCGCACTTGCGGCGCGGTGGGAAAAGCGGGGCTTAGCCGCGCCACGTGAACGCGTGGCACAGCGCCACGCCGGCGGCGTCGGACTCGTCAAATGCCAGCGCGCGGCCGTGGCCGAGCAGCGCCATGACCGTGCGCGCCATCTGGTCCTTGCTGGCCCGCCCCTGGCCCACCACCGCCTGCTTCACGCGCAGCGGCGCATATTCGAAGATCTCCTTCCGTTGCAGCGCCGCCGCCGCGATTGCCGCGCCGCGCGCCGCGCCGAGGATCTGCGCCGTCTGGAAATTCTGCACGTAGATCGTCTGCTCCAGCGCCACGTGCCGCGGGTCGAAGTCGACCACGAAGGCCGCCACTGCCCGGTGAATCTCGCCGAGGCAGAAGGCCATGGAGGCGCGGGGAGCGACCTTGACCGTCAGGCAACGCAGGAGCACCGGCGTCCGGCCGGGGGCGAACTCGATCAGCGCAAGCCCCGTGCCCCGCAAGCTCGGGTCGACGCCGAGCACGCGACCGGTGAATGCCGGTCGCGCCAGGGCCGGGGCGTCGGGCCAGGCCTTCGGTGCGAGGTTGCCCTCGAGCTTCGCCTTCCACATCTGCCTGACGGACGTCCGCGCCATAAGATGCCCCGGGGATACACCGAACACCGCGAAAGAAGAAGCGGAATGTTTCGCCCGGCCGAGCTTCCGGCTTGTTACGGTCCGGTCCTCCGGGCCACACTGCGGCCCGTCACCATGGAACCGACCCGCCGCGCGCCGAGCACCCAGCGAACCACCACCCCGTTCGCCCGGCGCCCCCGGTCGGGCGGACTCCTCAATCCGCGTGACTGGTGGTGGTGGCTGCTCGACCTGTTCGAAGCGAGCCGGGCGGCGCGGGTCGCGTTGTATCTCGCCGCCACCACGCTCGTGGCCGGCGGCGCCCTGTGGTTCTGGGCCTACCCGGCGTGGAACAAGCGCAACGCCGTCCGGCTCGCCCGGCAATGGATGGCCTCCGGGCACCTGCGCTATGCGGCCGAGGCCGCCCAAAATGCCGCGGCCGCCGACCCCACCAATCCCGAGCCCTGGCTGATCGCCGCTGAACTGGCGCGCCTGGGCGGACAGAAGGCGGCGGCCTTGAACTACGCCCGGCGCGCGGCGGAACTCGCCCCGGCCGACCCGGCGGCCGTCATCGGCTGGGCGGCGGCCGCGCTCCGCGCCGACGAACTGGTCGAGGCCGACCGCGCCCTTGACCAGCTTCCGATCGAACAACAGGCACAATCGCCCCACGTCCAGCGCCTGCGCGGCGAACTCGCCCGGCGCGCGGAGCGGCTGACCGCGGCGATGCATTTCTTCGAGGCGGCCCGCCGGCTCGAGGGTCCGGCGGCGATCAACGAGGTGCCGCTGGGGCTCATCCTGCTCAACGCGGTGAATCCGCCGGAGCGCCAACGGGGCCTCACCCTGCTCCGCAAGTGGACCGCCGATCGCGAGTGGGGCGCCGCCGCCCTGCGCATGTTGCTCGAGGACGCACTGACCCGGAACGATCCCGCCGCGCTGCGGCAATGGGCCGGGGCCCTGCGGGCCCACCCGGGCTGCACCGTGGCCGACATGCCCCGCTGCCTGCTGGCGCTGGCGAAGGCGGACGAGCCGGGTTATGCGGCAATGCTCGCCACGCTGAAAAAAGACCACGCCGCCACCCCGC
Proteins encoded in this region:
- a CDS encoding cyclic nucleotide-binding domain-containing protein; translated protein: MPLSPESPPPAGDLAPLLNQAVLRLSPDLRTAELSADRLAVKYVPGRRYLVLTPQQWALLQEFGPGRTVTQVLCAVISAQRCPSLREFYELVVKAVRAGILQADVTPPPPAVAPAKWALRLNGALLRWTTLVFGLGAVVCLLRRPVYLPQHPAWLALGWLAVCAAASAGWALAAGVVRAAGGEVYHPRFAWKTFAPRFIADLDDGLMCGRAARINAALARLAPLFLFAALAAWRLPELLVPALAGVLLQLSPLWPSPLQELLAVFYRDPQLTTSYDFVFAQDRLFALLGRARRQMADGKYLLACAAGTVVWLLVVFLGGCVLLQTNATELLQRFNAAGGWRYTALGLLVCAGLVVAVSVGAAAWIVFRHVRAWARERAERKLRPSAVLVSPETIAQWLGRTMLFRELAAADLAALAAAVKPEEHKRGSYVVREGEPGARLYLVLSGRLEVRRDYAPGKSEPVAGMGEGDAFGEIALLQGGVRTRSVRALGKSILLGLDKTDFERLVLSKLSRAAVEDAVQKVGFLQHLELTRNWSQPTLAAFARRTKLLEYAEGALVVQEGANNHWFFLVHRGEFAVTKGKEELRRLHPGDSFGEMSLLGDGIATATVTVRSRVASCLVISGRDFLDFMTRDFTVGLGWEDARLHPVKR
- a CDS encoding crossover junction endodeoxyribonuclease RuvC, yielding MARTSVRQMWKAKLEGNLAPKAWPDAPALARPAFTGRVLGVDPSLRGTGLALIEFAPGRTPVLLRCLTVKVAPRASMAFCLGEIHRAVAAFVVDFDPRHVALEQTIYVQNFQTAQILGAARGAAIAAAALQRKEIFEYAPLRVKQAVVGQGRASKDQMARTVMALLGHGRALAFDESDAAGVALCHAFTWRG